In Hyphomicrobiales bacterium, the sequence CATGAAGATCTCGTCGGCCTGCTCGAAATCCTCATAGCGCAGGCTGCATTCCTCGACCGGCACGCCGTTCTCGCGCAGCAGCTTGATGACGCGCTGGCGGGTGATGCCGTTCAGGAAGGTGCCGTTCGGCACCGGGGTCTTCACCACGCCGTCCTTGGCGAGGAAGATGTTCGAGGTCGCGGTCTCCGCGACATTGCCCTGCATGTCGAGCACCAGGGCGTTGTCGAAGCCGGCGGCCTTCGCCACCTTCAGCACGCGGGCATTGTTCGGGTAGAGGCAGCCCGCCTTGGCGTCCGTCGGGGCGGTCTCATAGCTCGGGCGGCGGAAGGCGCCCTTGGTCACGGAGAAGCCCGCCGTCGGAGCGGGCATCGCCGCCTCGAACAGGCAGAGCGCGAACTGTGTCGATTCCGGATCGGGCATGATGGTGGACGGGCCGTCGGCCTCGCCCCAGTACATCGGCTTGACGTAGAGCGCGGTGCCGGGCGCAAATTTCTTGGCGCCCTCGTACATCTTCTCGACGATGAAGTCCGGCGTGACCGTCGGGTTCAGGCCGAGCGCGGTGGCCGAGCGGTTGACGCGGGCGGCGTGCAGATCGATGTCCGGCGCGACGCCGTCGAAATAGCGGCCGCCGTCGAAGACCGACGAGGCCTGCCAGAGCACATGGCTGCGCGGACCGACGATGCCGGGGTTGCCCTCATGCCAGGCCCCATCGAACCAGGTCCACGTCTGAGAATACCATGCCATGACGGCGCTCCATTGTAGGCGATTTAACTCAGCCGCACCGTCCTCCCGCTGCCGCCCGTCGTCAACATGCGGCGGCACATATCGGGATGACGTGATGTGATGGAAGCAATCGGCCCGCGTGATGGATCGGAGTTTGTCCGGCACTTCTGCTGCCGCGGGCCGGACAGTCTCCCTAGAACCCGA encodes:
- a CDS encoding Branched-chain amino acid aminotransferase — translated: MAWYSQTWTWFDGAWHEGNPGIVGPRSHVLWQASSVFDGGRYFDGVAPDIDLHAARVNRSATALGLNPTVTPDFIVEKMYEGAKKFAPGTALYVKPMYWGEADGPSTIMPDPESTQFALCLFEAAMPAPTAGFSVTKGAFRRPSYETAPTDAKAGCLYPNNARVLKVAKAAGFDNALVLDMQGNVAETATSNIFLAKDGVVKTPVPNGTFLNGITRQRVIKLLRENGVPVEECSLRYEDFEQADEIFMSGNYSKCMPVTRIDNRTLQPGPLFRRARELYMDFAHSKAKAA